The Phoenix dactylifera cultivar Barhee BC4 chromosome 12, palm_55x_up_171113_PBpolish2nd_filt_p, whole genome shotgun sequence genome includes the window GGGATAACTCTGCCCTCTGAACTTTCCTCTACATTTGGTTCTCTCTGTTATGAGCCACCTCAGTTAGAAGATCTTGATGTTTCTGTAGATTCTACTCTTTTAAACACACATGATGTTAATCAGCAGTCATACAGCTTAGGGATGGTTACATCCCCTCCTGACTATTTCACCCCACCCTTTGTGAGTGGAAAGAGTTCAAGCCAGCATAGTGCTGAATCCATATTAAAGAATGCAGCTAGGAGCTTCCCTAATACTCCCTCTATTTtacgaagaagaaaaagggaagcaAATACACATCTTCCACCTGATAGAACTGTGCAAACAGATCAGATAAGAATCCAGGACAGCTCTTGTACTCCTATAGAAGGAAAATCTGGAATTGACCAACAGCCCTCCAAGTTTTCGAATTTGTTGTGTACAAGTCCATGTGATGATGGTAGAATTGTGCCATATAATGGTAAGACCTTCAATGTTTCTCCTCCATATCGGTTGAGGTCCAAAAGAACGTCAATTATCAAATCTGTGGAGAAGAAGCTTGATTTTACATCAAGGGAGGACAATATTGATGGTAATGCGAAATCTCTGAGCTTGGCTATCAATAGCAGTTCTCATAGTGCCGATTGCAACTGCAACCTTCCAAGCATGCAGGGGAGGAAACTGAGTGAATGTCCAGTCGGATTGGAAATCTTGGCCAATGACTCAACCCTCATACAACCAAGTTTGGCATGACCTAAGCACAAACGTAAGTATGAACTTTGATTAAATTAATGAATGCATATTAGTTGGTATACTCTGTTATCTGTGGACATCCTAAAATGCATTATACAGTTAGTTTcccttttaatatttttttttttaaaaaaaatcccatCTCATTTGTGAGCAAATCAGTCCCTTTCGATGCCCAAATTCTTAATTCAGCTTTACAAGCTTGGTAACTTGTGTTGTAGTCATTTCATAATTTCATAGGCATAGACTATATTCTAATTTCACTTTAATTATTTGAATCCATATTAGGTTAGTCTCAATACTAATACCTTATTAAATCATTCCATGGAAGTTGTTATTTATAAACATTTAAGGAATATTGTTATATACGTACGTATGTTTGTGTATGTATGCAAGTACGGAGGCCtgcatggatgcatgcatgttgAATCTATTTGAGTTCAGCTTTTAGGAAAGAATTTGGTGCATCCGGAGTACAAAAAAAACTAAGTGCCTGTTTGGATAATTGAGCTGAAAATTCTATATGATTTACAGGTTGGGCTAGTACAACCAGCAAGATCATAGGATTATAGGCTGGGCTAGGGGCATATTTGTAAATCCCTAGGAATAGCTTTGGAGACATGGGTTGGCCTGAATCCCATGTCTCCAAAGCTATTCCTGGGGATTTACGAATATGGGCCCAACATAGCCTGTAGTCTTATGATCTTGCTGGTTGTACTAGCCCAACCCGCAAATCCTATAgaattttcagcccaatcatCTCAATCATCCAAATAGGCCCTAAATGTATATTCATATTCTGCCAATTTGCTAACCTTGATAACTGGCACAAAGCTTTTAGCTGTAATAATAATTACGTACTTAGCCAATTTTAAGTTGACATCATAGTTTGTTGTATTGGACCTTACCACCCAATATAGGGCATACCATATTGTATTGGTGGGGTACCAAGATTGGGTATGCCCTGTACTAAGTATCAATACTGAGCTATGCACCCTACGGACGCTCGGTATGGGGTATACCAGTTGGATACAGATACAAATGCAACTAAGACTGCAAACCTTGCTTGAGATATCTAAGAAGCTTATAACTTTATAATAAATTCTCTTGTATTACATAAATTGCATGTGTTTTTTGCAACTATGTTTCTGTATGATAATTAACTCATCAGATATGTGTTTGTTATAGTGGTGTAAGTGATGGGTGAGACAGATACCACTTAATTGTGTTTCATTGTTGACCAAAGGCTGCTTGAAATCTGCAAAGTTTAACTTGAATATGTGAAAGCTTATAAGATTCTTTTTGCATATATTACATGCATGTAATCATGTATCAGGGTGGTGAATGGGGACAGACGCATCTCTTCATTGATATGGCTTTTTAAATAACAGTTTAACACATGGCAGGCATTTACTTGTTAATGGCTTTAATGTTTGCTGAGTTGGGTTTCAAAACATCCAACCACATGATTAGCAGGATACCACAATCTATTCAAATGTTGATTTGTGTATCTCAAAATTTTCCTATTGCAGGCTCAACGTCCTTTTAGTTCCCTCCTGATTATCACTTTTTGCTACTAGCTCTCCGGCAACTCTGGATTTGAAGTTTGGAGTCCTATTTGCTTCTGTTCTATGACCATATTGTGGTTATGAATTGActgttgattatattctgtTGTCTGTTGATGTAGGTTTCTAGTTCTGCATTGATCCAGAAGGACTGAAGACTTGAGATGTCTTCATCACCGCAAACATAGCTCCAAACTAGAAATTTTGAGAAGTCCTGTTGCCCAAGGACACTTTGGACAAAACCAGTCTCTGCATCATACACCGAGGAGTGAGAAAACCAAGAAAGCTTGCACGTTCCATGTTGACTGTATGGATGATAGCTCTCATGTTGCATGTAATTTTTTAGTACAGAACCGGTATCCAGATAAAGTCAAGATGGTTTGGATGTTAGAAAAGGCATCACTTGTAGATAAACATTCTCAAAGGATAAGTTGCTTTAGAAACCTGTAGTTGAATAAGAGCTTCAGCTAGAAGAATTATGTACCTCAACTTGAAATGCCAAGAATCAGCTCTATATTTCACTATTACCATTGTTGTTAATGATCGGCAAAATGAGATGCAAAGAAAAATTCTGTAGGCACTTCTAATTTCTGCACCGACTGTAATAGTAATAAGCTCAGCTTGTTTTAAGAATTGTATCATTATAATGGCCGGTGAAGTTTAGATTTTTGTGGAAGACGAACAGTGCGGCTGATTGGGTGGCTTTTTTTGGGAGGGTTCTTTTGGGAGAACCAAGTAGGTGTTTTTTATTCTCATCAAcagcttttttgttttttctaattttgtttgcTACGGTCATACATGCGTGAGgcactgttgtatcaaaataaaaatgtcTAGATTCCTTTAGCTTTCAGATATTCTGAAAGGtaaaaaatactaaaataacaaaagttatcaacataaaattataaatacaaGCAAATCAAAGAGGCATAAGAGTAGGAGCATGCTAGGAATGACAACTTTttgcagtaaaaaaaaaagaagaaataaaatgtgaaggagaaaaagaaaatgaaattttGGAACCAAGGTTTCCATGGAAAGAAGGAAATATGCCTCGAGGCTCAACATGCAGCAAAGCTTCAAGGTTTAACTGTTTAGATCGGAAGGAAGAGCAAACATCTTTTCGTAATTCAATTTTCCAATCAAAACATCTTGATCCATTTATGATGTCATATAGGAAAATAAAGTCTgagtcattgatcaaaatgcGTATACCTGTAgtccatatttttaaattttaattaccTAGGCtatttttagggatccaaacAACCTATGAATGCTTAATTCAGGCAATTGGAAGGTAATCACTTAAAAAATTGGACAACTTTGATGAGAATAAACAGCCTCCTTACTTTTCACAAGGGAATAATTCAATAGGATTTACATGGTTTTTTGAGAATAAATATGATTTACATGGTTCAGAAAATATTCCATGCATAAGTCTAACTATTGAATTCTAAAAGCATATAAGAAACACAACTTTTCTACATCTAACCCTTCAACCTAGCCATATCATCCATCTTTTACCAATACTTTGACTAATAGAATTTAGCTATCTAGCATTTCATAACAACCCTTAGATTTATATCCCTGATTAAATCCTGACATTTAAAAAACTCATCTCTATAAATATCCCCTATTCTTTCCAAAATCCAAGATTGAAAATAGTGACAAACCATCAAGTATAGGAGAGATTCTATCATAATTTCTACTTGAAATACCATCCTTCGTCCTCAAACCATGCTTTCTTCTACTTCCATCCAGTCTCCAAAATCCTACCTCTCATTCTTGCTTAATCTCTTGCAATCAAGAATAGAGTATCAACAAGGGTATTGGGCACTAcatctctctcctcttcctctctccttttcttttttccttgcgTTCTTCATTTCATCTTGCATAAAGCCATCGTCTAGAGATAGAAGTCTTATTTCATCTTGCATAATTTGGTTAATCATGACTGGCTTTTCTTTTCTGCTTGTTGTGATTGATTCATAGAAGGTAGGAATCCGAGTAGAAATTAATATGTATCAACAAATTTTGGGGAAAAACTATAAACTCAGAAGAAAACAGGAAACTCCAAAATATCAGAAACTCCACAAGATTTTGATCGCTTTGATGGGAAATCTACATCCGAGCAACAGATTGCTCCCTCTGAGGAGACTGCCTCCTATAACACTTACTTATATTCCTCCATACATGATTAAACAGCATAAAACCCCATGACATGCAACAGTTTATCATTCAGAGCCAAATTTGTCAAACCCTTTCTTGTCTGTTCAAAAGATCATCCTAATCTTCATCGCGCGAGCGAGTTGACAAAAATAAGATCTAATATCATAGTTTTTACTTAATCCTTCAACAATTCCCCAACTGCCATAAAACCAAAAACATAATAATAGGAAGAGGATTATTATgccattgtttttttttgtcctttctaATTGTTTCATTGTATTAATTGCAACAAATGAAGCCAAGGTAATCATAATATCATATATAACCGACAACAGATCCATTTTGAACAGCTGCAGCAAATGCACGATGGAAGAGATCCATT containing:
- the LOC103696888 gene encoding transcription factor MYB3R-2-like isoform X2, with protein sequence MDSGGLMEDEKIINLVQKYGPTKWSVIAKSLPGRIGKQCRERWHNHLNPLIKKDAWTVEEELTLMNAHRIHGNKWAEIAKLLSGRTDNSIKNHWNSSLKKKLDFYLATGKLPPVPKPGEHSGSKDIGNPTSGHLNKGSDTSTKALSEIAGSTHSLLPSESCKLEEHGEWLGPSTIQISSSETFTGVPIRELNSSAVACQAQAMQVDNISNGSDPGERFWNDSNTGESDKDNKIPGITLPSELSSTFGSLCYEPPQLEDLDVSVDSTLLNTHDVNQQSYSLGMVTSPPDYFTPPFVSGKSSSQHSAESILKNAARSFPNTPSILRRRKREANTHLPPDRTVQTDQIRIQDSSCTPIEGKSGIDQQPSKFSNLLCTSPCDDGRIVPYNGKTFNVSPPYRLRSKRTSIIKSVEKKLDFTSREDNIDGNAKSLSLAINSSSHSADCNCNLPSMQGRKLSECPVGLEILANDSTLIQPSLA